The proteins below are encoded in one region of Peribacillus muralis:
- a CDS encoding RsbT co-antagonist protein RsbRA — MNQLVYDFIKQNQDYILTEWMDIMKESADERLIKVVSDRMFTQTSSEFIDMIITNVDSKNKEFSLKLSDFAEKVVQLGWPLTFVNEGLHKFTLIVINGMVDKGLVTPDNQVNLVNHLDKWATPINNEIVNIYTQTWERTVSMQRIALQELSAPLIPVLEGITVMPLIGTIDTERAKQIMENLLTGVVKHRSEVVLIDITGVPVVDTMVAHHIIQAAEAVRLVGAKCILCGIRPEIAQTIVNLGINLNEVITKNTLKKGIEVALELTSRKIVEVEG; from the coding sequence ATGAATCAATTGGTTTACGATTTCATTAAGCAAAATCAAGATTACATCCTGACTGAGTGGATGGATATCATGAAGGAAAGTGCGGACGAAAGATTAATAAAGGTTGTCTCTGATCGGATGTTCACGCAAACGAGCAGTGAATTTATAGATATGATCATCACGAATGTTGATAGTAAAAACAAGGAATTCTCATTGAAGCTTTCAGATTTTGCAGAGAAAGTCGTCCAATTGGGATGGCCTCTTACTTTCGTCAATGAAGGACTTCATAAATTCACGTTGATTGTCATTAATGGAATGGTCGACAAGGGGCTGGTGACTCCGGATAATCAAGTCAATCTTGTTAATCATTTGGATAAATGGGCCACACCGATTAATAATGAAATCGTCAATATATATACGCAAACTTGGGAAAGAACAGTATCGATGCAGAGAATAGCCTTGCAGGAGCTTTCGGCACCGCTCATTCCTGTATTGGAGGGCATTACGGTCATGCCGCTGATAGGCACCATTGATACGGAACGTGCCAAGCAGATAATGGAAAACCTCTTGACCGGTGTCGTTAAGCATAGATCCGAAGTCGTCCTTATTGATATTACGGGTGTGCCGGTAGTGGATACAATGGTTGCCCATCATATCATCCAGGCAGCGGAAGCGGTCCGCTTGGTGGGAGCTAAATGCATACTTTGCGGAATACGGCCGGAAATAGCCCAAACCATCGTTAATCTTGGGATTAATCTAAATGAAGTGATTACTAAAAATACTTTGAAAAAGGGAATTGAAGTTGCATTGGAATTAACGAGCCGCAAGATTGTAGAGGTGGAGGGATAA
- a CDS encoding STAS domain-containing protein, giving the protein MRIPILKLYDCLLVSIQWELDDVTALQFQEDLLHKIHETSANGVVIDITSIDFIDSFIAKVLGDVFSMSKLMGAKVVITGIQPAVAITLIELGISLDDVMTALDLEKGLEKLQQELGD; this is encoded by the coding sequence ATGAGGATTCCGATATTAAAGCTTTATGACTGCTTGTTGGTCTCGATACAATGGGAATTGGATGATGTAACCGCCCTGCAATTTCAAGAGGATTTACTGCATAAGATCCATGAAACAAGCGCCAACGGCGTTGTCATAGATATTACCTCGATAGATTTTATAGATTCTTTTATCGCAAAGGTATTGGGCGATGTCTTTAGCATGTCCAAGCTCATGGGGGCAAAGGTTGTAATTACGGGAATCCAGCCAGCTGTTGCCATAACATTGATTGAACTTGGAATCAGTCTTGATGATGTTATGACAGCATTAGATTTAGAGAAAGGCCTGGAGAAATTACAACAGGAATTGGGGGATTAA